In Capillimicrobium parvum, a genomic segment contains:
- a CDS encoding VOC family protein, with product MTMQFDHVAHQVPDIAHAVEWWREMIPATKVLYQDDSWAMIEAGGAKIAFVLPEQHPDHMAWRVSNAELEALAERHAMAIHSHRDGSRSFYLEAPGQQPIELIAYPEAE from the coding sequence ATGACGATGCAGTTCGACCACGTCGCCCACCAGGTGCCCGACATCGCGCACGCGGTGGAGTGGTGGCGGGAGATGATCCCGGCCACCAAGGTCCTCTACCAGGACGACAGCTGGGCGATGATCGAGGCGGGCGGCGCCAAGATCGCGTTCGTCCTGCCCGAGCAGCATCCCGACCACATGGCGTGGCGGGTGTCGAACGCGGAGCTCGAGGCGCTGGCCGAGCGCCACGCGATGGCGATCCACTCCCACCGCGACGGGTCGCGCTCGTTCTACCTCGAGGCGCCGGGCCAGCAGCCGATCGAGCTGATCGCCTACCCCGAGGCCGAGTAG
- a CDS encoding MFS transporter, with product MRGPLAHRDFRLVLTAWGLSALGDFLAVVALTLRIQEDTGSGLAVSALLIAAALPVVLLNPLGGWLVDRFETRTVLAAVAAAQAVVAVALGLVEGAAITIALVFVLNAGLTVERPALFALIPRIVGEEQAPRAYAWFEAVKYATITLGFVLGGVLTGAFGSGTALLVDAGTFAVTALVALALRTRRTPAPRGEPEERAMTAGLRLIASDLVLRSMVIVLAASIVFGGIDNVANVFFAKDTLDAGDAGYGLLAAAWGVGMIGGATAAGRRVAARTAAAAVTGAVALMGAAIALVSISPVLLVAVMFMVAGGLGNGLSNVAMRVLLQSRVADALRGRVYSAYQGALTVADFVALAAGGALVELIGPRNTLALAGVGCLVASLIGLPAVRRARER from the coding sequence GTGCGTGGTCCCCTCGCTCATCGCGACTTCCGGCTCGTCCTCACGGCGTGGGGGCTGTCGGCGCTCGGAGACTTCCTCGCCGTCGTCGCGCTCACCCTGCGCATCCAGGAGGACACCGGATCGGGGCTGGCGGTCTCGGCGCTGCTCATCGCGGCCGCGCTGCCGGTCGTCCTGCTCAACCCGCTCGGCGGCTGGCTGGTCGACCGCTTCGAGACGCGCACCGTCCTCGCCGCCGTGGCCGCCGCGCAGGCGGTGGTCGCCGTCGCGCTCGGGCTCGTCGAGGGCGCCGCGATCACCATCGCGCTCGTCTTCGTGCTCAACGCCGGCCTGACCGTCGAGCGCCCGGCCCTTTTCGCGCTGATCCCGCGGATCGTCGGCGAGGAGCAGGCGCCGCGCGCCTACGCATGGTTCGAGGCGGTCAAGTACGCGACGATCACGCTCGGCTTCGTCCTCGGCGGCGTGCTCACCGGCGCCTTCGGCTCCGGGACCGCCCTGCTCGTGGACGCCGGAACGTTCGCGGTCACGGCGCTCGTGGCGCTAGCGCTGCGCACCCGGCGCACGCCGGCGCCGCGCGGCGAGCCCGAGGAGCGGGCGATGACCGCCGGGCTGCGCCTCATCGCCAGCGACCTGGTCCTGCGCTCGATGGTCATCGTGCTCGCCGCGTCGATCGTCTTCGGGGGGATCGACAACGTCGCCAACGTCTTCTTCGCGAAGGACACGCTCGACGCGGGCGACGCGGGCTACGGCCTGCTCGCCGCGGCCTGGGGGGTGGGGATGATCGGCGGCGCGACCGCGGCCGGCCGGCGGGTCGCGGCGCGCACCGCGGCGGCCGCGGTGACCGGGGCCGTCGCCCTGATGGGCGCGGCGATCGCGCTCGTCTCGATCTCCCCGGTGCTGCTGGTCGCCGTGATGTTCATGGTCGCCGGCGGCCTGGGCAACGGGCTGTCGAACGTCGCGATGCGCGTCCTGCTGCAATCGCGGGTCGCCGACGCGCTGCGCGGCCGCGTCTACAGCGCGTACCAGGGCGCGCTGACCGTCGCCGACTTCGTCGCCCTCGCGGCGGGCGGCGCGCTCGTCGAGCTCATCGGCCCGCGCAACACGCTGGCGCTGGCGGGTGTGGGCTGTCTCGTCGCGAGCCTGATCGGCCTGCCCGCGGTGCGGCGCGCGCGCGAGCGATGA
- a CDS encoding class I SAM-dependent methyltransferase, which produces MILADRWSSLDEILAAHPDLRIDLGCGYVKPAGYVGLDDLRGVGGLAGQLPSVEGGPDVLLDLNADPYPFPDGSAAEVRSRHFLEHSLLDHVFEQSHRILRAGGLFVAIVPYANSADGLAPGHGVFLTERFFERNPSFGQKFEITRITYRQSEEWEAWPRLLRRLIPYDWARTHLFNVCKEMRVEAVRRPG; this is translated from the coding sequence ATGATCCTCGCCGACCGCTGGTCCTCCCTCGACGAGATCCTCGCCGCGCATCCGGACCTGCGGATCGACCTCGGGTGCGGCTACGTCAAGCCCGCGGGCTACGTCGGGCTCGACGACCTGCGCGGCGTCGGCGGGCTGGCGGGGCAGCTGCCGAGCGTCGAGGGCGGGCCGGACGTCCTGCTCGACCTCAACGCCGACCCGTACCCGTTCCCGGACGGCTCGGCGGCCGAGGTGCGCTCCCGCCACTTCCTCGAGCACTCGCTGCTCGACCACGTCTTCGAGCAGTCGCACCGGATCCTGCGGGCGGGTGGGCTGTTCGTCGCGATCGTGCCCTACGCCAACAGCGCGGACGGCCTGGCCCCCGGCCACGGCGTGTTCCTGACGGAGCGCTTCTTCGAGCGCAACCCGTCCTTCGGGCAGAAGTTCGAGATCACGCGGATCACGTACCGGCAGAGCGAGGAATGGGAGGCCTGGCCGCGGCTCTTGCGGCGCCTGATCCCATATGACTGGGCACGGACGCATCTCTTCAACGTGTGCAAGGAGATGCGTGTCGAGGCCGTCCGGCGTCCTGGCTGA
- a CDS encoding aldose 1-epimerase: MVTLRAGQLEAEVAPETGMVVGSLRRDGRELLGVRGGLAAYREKGSTFGVPLLYPFANRLSEVRSARIDASQARRDPSGLPIHGLPAARAPWQVVEQSARRLRAELSWTDPAFPPQHRVEVLHELTGSALHVTTTVEGHDVPVAFGWHPYLELDRARTTVQIPAMRRHLLDDRGLPTGATEDAPPFYGPLGDRTYDDLFEAPAAPFRAGDLLVRFGEGVRWAQVFAPAAEQLIAFEPMAAPTNALVSGDDLPTSPYTLRFSLELA; encoded by the coding sequence ATGGTCACCCTGCGCGCGGGACAGCTCGAGGCCGAGGTCGCGCCCGAGACCGGCATGGTCGTCGGCTCGCTGCGGCGCGACGGACGCGAGCTGCTCGGCGTCCGCGGCGGGCTGGCCGCCTACCGCGAGAAGGGCTCGACGTTCGGCGTGCCGCTGCTGTACCCGTTCGCCAACCGGCTGTCGGAGGTGCGCTCGGCCCGCATCGACGCGTCTCAGGCGCGACGCGACCCGTCCGGGCTGCCGATTCACGGCCTGCCCGCCGCGCGCGCGCCGTGGCAGGTCGTCGAGCAGAGCGCGCGGCGGCTGCGCGCGGAGCTGTCGTGGACCGATCCGGCCTTCCCGCCCCAGCACCGGGTCGAGGTCCTGCACGAGCTCACCGGGTCGGCGCTGCACGTGACGACGACCGTCGAGGGCCACGACGTCCCCGTCGCGTTCGGCTGGCATCCCTACCTCGAGCTGGACCGCGCCCGGACAACGGTGCAGATCCCGGCGATGCGCCGCCACCTGCTCGACGACCGCGGCCTGCCGACCGGTGCGACCGAGGACGCGCCGCCGTTCTACGGGCCGCTCGGCGACCGCACCTACGACGACCTGTTCGAGGCGCCCGCCGCGCCCTTTCGCGCGGGCGACCTGCTGGTCCGCTTCGGCGAGGGCGTCCGCTGGGCCCAGGTCTTCGCGCCGGCGGCCGAGCAGCTGATCGCGTTCGAGCCGATGGCCGCGCCGACGAACGCGCTCGTCAGCGGCGACGACCTGCCCACCTCGCCGTACACGCTGCGCTTCTCGCTCGAGCTCGCATGA
- a CDS encoding LuxR family transcriptional regulator, whose product MTAHETNLLDRDDELGAIEAAARAAAGGRGGVVVVEGPPGIGKTALLRATRSLAATSGLDVLHARGAELEQEFAFGAVRQLLERPVHDGPPELLSGPAALAAPLLDAPAGLGEASPAPHEAGYAVVHGLYWVAVHLARRRPLALLVDDVQWLDASSLRFLDHLAVRLDDLPALLVVACRTGEPDAAAVPAELLRTAVAVLRPAPLSAPAAERLVRASLPCADAELCRACHDASAGNPLFLRALVSAMREAGPGQAAAVLQRAPADVRGAVAARVARLPAAARTLAQGIAVLGSEASVRQAAVVAGIDARDAAAAADVLAATGLLEAERPLRFAHPIVRRALLDEMPAGRRSAAHARAARMLAAEDAPVEQVAAHLVSLDPAGDPWTVHALRDAAAGALESGAPEAATVYLRRALEEPPGAEARAQTLLELGLAEALAFEVEPAIEHLRRAVETHPDVDARLRAALTLGSLLGASRRVADGAQLLDRTLADSSDGDPVLRRRLAGRLLHLAVSDGRTRGIAEPHARDLHARVDRGEPVGADELSALAALETMAGAPVDRVLVLARRARDTDTGGHPVPGDLTTAFVARCLIAADRYDEAIAAVDEAVAAFRSRGAPWLAAIPLLVFRAEALCRAGRLGEAQATACEALEGAAVAWRIGVPAALSVLVPVLTELDRVTEALELLAAHGLDRPAGDLGSEYPVTMALHARGEARLAAGDVGGALADLRAVEARLAAIGERNPALLPWRSAGARALAARGDRAAARALAAGEVALARRFGAPRAVSIALRALAVAGDAAAAPALLGEAVALTEHSPARLEHAHALAGLGEALVAGGERDAACPVLDRACDLAHGCGATALEQRALAALRAAGRRPRRAARTGAAALTDAERRVALLAAQGCSNRQIAAELVVAARTVEFHLTAAYRKLGIRSRRELGDALAGELADAAVAAG is encoded by the coding sequence ATGACGGCGCACGAGACGAACCTGCTCGACCGCGACGATGAGCTCGGAGCCATCGAGGCCGCCGCGCGCGCTGCCGCGGGCGGGCGCGGGGGCGTGGTCGTGGTGGAGGGACCGCCCGGGATCGGCAAGACGGCGCTGCTGCGCGCGACGCGATCGCTCGCCGCGACCTCCGGCCTCGACGTCCTGCACGCCCGTGGCGCCGAGCTCGAGCAGGAGTTCGCGTTCGGCGCCGTGCGCCAGCTGCTCGAGCGCCCGGTCCACGACGGGCCGCCCGAGCTGCTGAGCGGCCCGGCGGCCCTCGCCGCGCCGCTGCTCGACGCGCCGGCCGGGCTCGGCGAGGCGTCGCCGGCGCCGCACGAGGCCGGCTACGCGGTCGTCCACGGCCTGTACTGGGTGGCCGTGCACCTCGCCCGCCGGCGTCCGCTCGCGCTGCTCGTCGACGACGTCCAGTGGCTCGACGCCTCGTCGCTGCGGTTCCTCGACCATCTCGCGGTTCGCCTCGACGACCTGCCGGCGCTGCTCGTGGTGGCCTGCCGCACCGGCGAACCCGACGCGGCGGCGGTCCCCGCCGAGCTGCTGCGCACGGCTGTGGCCGTGCTGCGCCCCGCGCCGCTCTCCGCGCCCGCCGCCGAGCGCCTGGTCCGCGCCTCGCTGCCCTGCGCCGACGCCGAGCTGTGCCGCGCGTGCCACGACGCGAGCGCCGGCAACCCCCTGTTCCTGCGCGCGCTCGTCAGCGCGATGCGGGAGGCGGGGCCCGGCCAGGCCGCCGCGGTGCTCCAGCGCGCGCCCGCCGACGTGCGCGGTGCGGTCGCGGCGCGCGTCGCGCGCCTGCCCGCGGCCGCCCGCACGCTGGCCCAGGGCATCGCGGTGCTCGGATCGGAGGCCTCCGTGCGCCAGGCCGCCGTGGTCGCCGGCATCGACGCACGCGACGCCGCGGCCGCCGCCGACGTCCTCGCGGCGACCGGGCTGCTCGAGGCGGAGCGGCCGCTGCGGTTCGCGCACCCGATCGTGCGCCGGGCGCTGCTCGACGAGATGCCGGCGGGCCGGCGCAGCGCCGCGCATGCCCGGGCGGCCCGGATGCTGGCCGCCGAGGACGCGCCCGTCGAGCAGGTCGCCGCGCACCTCGTCAGCCTCGACCCGGCCGGCGATCCGTGGACCGTCCACGCGCTGCGCGACGCCGCCGCCGGCGCCCTCGAGAGCGGCGCACCCGAGGCGGCGACGGTCTATCTGCGTCGCGCCCTCGAGGAGCCGCCGGGGGCCGAGGCGCGCGCGCAGACGCTGCTCGAGCTCGGCCTGGCCGAGGCGCTGGCCTTCGAGGTCGAGCCGGCCATCGAGCATCTCCGGCGGGCGGTCGAGACGCACCCGGACGTCGACGCGCGGCTGCGCGCGGCGCTGACGCTCGGCTCCCTGCTCGGCGCCAGCCGGCGGGTCGCCGACGGAGCCCAGCTGCTGGACCGCACGCTCGCGGACAGCTCCGATGGCGACCCGGTGCTGCGCCGGCGCCTGGCCGGGCGGCTGTTGCACCTCGCCGTGTCGGACGGGCGCACGCGCGGGATCGCCGAGCCCCACGCGCGGGACCTGCACGCCCGCGTCGACCGCGGCGAGCCGGTCGGCGCCGACGAGCTCTCGGCGCTGGCCGCGCTGGAGACGATGGCGGGCGCCCCGGTCGACCGCGTCCTGGTGCTGGCGCGGCGGGCGCGCGACACCGACACGGGCGGCCACCCCGTGCCCGGCGACCTGACGACCGCGTTCGTCGCCCGCTGCCTGATCGCCGCCGACCGCTACGACGAGGCGATCGCGGCGGTCGACGAGGCGGTCGCCGCCTTCCGCAGCCGGGGCGCGCCGTGGCTGGCGGCGATCCCCCTGCTCGTCTTCCGCGCCGAGGCGCTGTGCCGCGCCGGGCGCCTCGGCGAGGCGCAGGCGACGGCGTGCGAGGCGCTCGAGGGGGCGGCGGTCGCGTGGCGCATCGGCGTGCCGGCCGCGCTGTCGGTGCTCGTGCCGGTGCTCACCGAGCTCGACCGGGTCACCGAGGCGCTCGAGCTGCTCGCCGCGCACGGGCTCGACCGCCCCGCCGGCGACCTGGGCTCCGAGTATCCCGTGACGATGGCGCTGCACGCGCGGGGCGAGGCGAGGCTGGCGGCCGGCGACGTCGGCGGGGCGCTCGCCGACCTCCGGGCCGTCGAGGCCCGGCTCGCCGCGATCGGCGAGCGCAACCCCGCGCTGCTGCCCTGGCGGTCGGCGGGGGCGCGGGCGCTCGCGGCCCGCGGCGACCGTGCCGCCGCGCGGGCCCTCGCCGCCGGGGAGGTGGCGCTCGCCCGGCGCTTCGGCGCGCCGCGGGCGGTCTCGATCGCCCTGCGTGCGCTGGCCGTCGCCGGCGACGCCGCCGCCGCGCCAGCGCTGCTCGGCGAGGCTGTCGCGCTGACGGAGCACTCGCCCGCCCGGCTCGAGCACGCCCACGCGCTCGCCGGACTCGGCGAGGCGCTGGTGGCGGGCGGCGAGCGCGATGCGGCGTGTCCGGTGCTCGACCGCGCCTGCGATCTCGCGCACGGCTGCGGCGCCACGGCTCTCGAGCAGCGGGCGCTCGCCGCCCTGCGCGCGGCGGGGCGCCGGCCGCGGCGCGCGGCGCGGACCGGCGCTGCGGCGTTGACGGACGCGGAGCGCCGCGTCGCGCTGCTCGCCGCACAGGGCTGCTCGAACCGGCAGATCGCCGCCGAGCTCGTCGTCGCCGCGCGCACCGTGGAGTTCCATCTCACCGCGGCCTACCGCAAGCTCGGGATCCGCTCGCGGCGCGAGCTCGGGGACGCGCTGGCCGGCGAGCTCGCGGACGCCGCCGTCGCCGCCGGCTGA
- the rplL gene encoding 50S ribosomal protein L7/L12 has protein sequence MATSTQEWIDELKGISVLELAERIKALEEEFGVSATAVAAAAPAAGGGDAGAPAEEESSTVDVVLTGAGDKKIQVIKVVRAATGLGLKEAKALVDEAPKPVKEGIERDEAEKLKGELEEAGASVELK, from the coding sequence ATGGCCACCAGCACCCAGGAATGGATCGACGAGCTCAAGGGCATCTCCGTGCTCGAGCTCGCCGAGCGCATCAAGGCGCTCGAGGAGGAGTTCGGCGTGTCCGCGACCGCGGTCGCCGCGGCCGCTCCGGCCGCGGGCGGCGGCGACGCCGGCGCTCCGGCCGAGGAGGAGTCCTCGACGGTCGACGTCGTCCTCACGGGCGCCGGCGACAAGAAGATCCAGGTCATCAAGGTCGTCCGCGCGGCGACCGGCCTGGGCCTCAAGGAGGCCAAGGCGCTCGTCGACGAGGCCCCCAAGCCGGTCAAGGAGGGCATCGAGCGCGACGAGGCCGAGAAGCTCAAGGGCGAGCTCGAGGAGGCCGGCGCCTCCGTCGAGCTCAAGTAG
- the rplJ gene encoding 50S ribosomal protein L10 yields MNREQKAAAIAEIAGEIQEAQAVFAVDYRGISVPQAAELRAKLRDADTRFRVVKNTLTERAADEAGAESLKALLEGPTALAFVRGDAAAAAKAIADYARATDLLPFKGGLLDGEALDPDQIRAISRLPSRQVLYGQLVGIVASPISGLARTLQALISGLAIQLGAIQEQGLVGQDAPAAEAAPAAVEEAPAAEAQAEAEAPEAEAQPDAAAQPDAGGADQDAEPPEPAVSAQEPAEGPDDSSATTSNDEE; encoded by the coding sequence ATGAACCGAGAACAGAAAGCAGCGGCGATCGCCGAGATCGCCGGTGAGATCCAGGAGGCCCAGGCCGTCTTCGCGGTGGACTACCGCGGGATCTCCGTGCCGCAGGCCGCCGAGCTGCGCGCCAAGCTGCGCGACGCCGACACCCGCTTCCGCGTGGTCAAGAACACGCTCACGGAGCGGGCCGCCGACGAGGCGGGCGCCGAGTCGCTGAAGGCGCTGCTCGAAGGCCCGACCGCGCTGGCCTTCGTGCGCGGCGACGCCGCCGCGGCGGCCAAGGCGATCGCCGACTACGCGCGCGCCACCGACCTGCTGCCCTTCAAGGGCGGCCTGCTCGACGGCGAGGCGCTCGACCCGGACCAGATCCGGGCGATCTCCCGCCTGCCCTCGCGGCAGGTGCTCTACGGACAGCTCGTGGGCATCGTGGCGTCGCCGATCAGCGGCCTCGCCCGGACCCTGCAGGCGCTCATCTCCGGGCTGGCGATCCAGCTCGGCGCGATCCAGGAGCAGGGGCTCGTGGGACAGGACGCCCCGGCGGCCGAAGCGGCTCCGGCGGCGGTCGAGGAGGCTCCCGCGGCCGAGGCGCAGGCCGAAGCCGAGGCGCCGGAGGCCGAGGCCCAGCCGGACGCCGCGGCCCAGCCGGACGCCGGCGGCGCCGACCAGGATGCGGAGCCGCCTGAGCCGGCGGTCTCCGCGCAGGAGCCCGCCGAGGGCCCCGACGACAGCTCAGCAACGACTTCGAACGACGAGGAGTAA
- the rplA gene encoding 50S ribosomal protein L1 yields the protein MSKHGKTYVESKGQVDREREYAPAEAIKLVKDLKRAKFDESVELHIRTGLNVRHADEQLRGTIGLPNGLGKEVKVAVFAQGAKAQEAEEAGADVVGAEDLAKRIEDGFTDFDIAIATPDLMPVVGRLGRILGPQGKMPNPKVGTVTMDVRKAVEESKAGKVEYRTDRTAIVHLNIGKTSFEDRALLENYAAVIDEIIRAKPSAAKGRYIRTITLASTMGPGVKVDPSRTRDIVEESAPASA from the coding sequence GTGAGCAAGCACGGGAAGACCTACGTCGAGTCCAAGGGCCAGGTCGACCGCGAGCGCGAGTACGCGCCCGCCGAGGCGATCAAGCTCGTCAAGGACCTCAAGCGGGCGAAGTTCGACGAGTCGGTCGAGCTGCACATCCGCACCGGCCTGAACGTCCGCCACGCCGACGAGCAGCTGCGCGGGACGATCGGCCTGCCCAACGGCCTCGGCAAGGAGGTCAAGGTCGCCGTCTTCGCCCAGGGGGCCAAGGCCCAGGAGGCCGAGGAGGCCGGCGCCGACGTCGTGGGCGCCGAGGACCTCGCCAAGCGGATCGAGGACGGCTTCACCGACTTCGACATCGCCATCGCCACGCCGGACCTCATGCCGGTCGTCGGCCGGCTGGGCCGCATCCTCGGGCCGCAGGGCAAGATGCCCAACCCGAAGGTCGGCACGGTCACGATGGACGTCCGCAAGGCCGTCGAGGAGTCGAAGGCCGGCAAGGTCGAGTACCGCACCGACCGCACCGCCATCGTGCACCTCAACATCGGCAAGACGTCCTTCGAGGACCGGGCGCTGCTCGAGAACTACGCCGCGGTGATCGACGAGATCATCCGCGCCAAGCCGTCGGCCGCGAAGGGTCGCTACATCCGCACGATCACCCTCGCCTCCACCATGGGGCCCGGCGTGAAGGTGGACCCCAGCCGCACGCGTGACATCGTCGAGGAGTCTGCGCCGGCATCCGCCTGA
- the rplK gene encoding 50S ribosomal protein L11, translated as MAKKVLTTIKLQAPGGQASPAPPVGPALGQHGINIMEFVKAFNAQTANDMGTTIPVEITVFEDRSFTFVTKTPPAAVLIRQAIGIDKGSAEPHREKVGRISQAQLREIAEKKLQDLNAHDVDQAAKIIAGTARSMGVEVEA; from the coding sequence ATGGCGAAGAAGGTCCTCACCACCATCAAGCTGCAGGCCCCCGGCGGCCAGGCGAGCCCGGCCCCGCCGGTCGGCCCGGCGCTCGGCCAGCACGGCATCAACATCATGGAGTTCGTCAAGGCGTTCAACGCCCAGACGGCGAACGACATGGGCACGACGATCCCGGTCGAGATCACCGTGTTCGAGGACCGCTCGTTCACGTTCGTGACGAAGACGCCGCCCGCGGCGGTGCTCATCCGCCAGGCGATCGGCATCGACAAGGGCTCGGCCGAGCCCCATCGCGAGAAGGTCGGCCGGATCTCGCAGGCGCAGCTGCGCGAGATCGCCGAGAAGAAGCTGCAGGATCTCAACGCGCACGACGTCGACCAGGCGGCGAAGATCATCGCGGGCACGGCCCGCTCGATGGGCGTGGAAGTGGAGGCGTAA
- the nusG gene encoding transcription termination/antitermination protein NusG: protein MFRWYVVNTYSGHEKKVKQNLEHRVVSLGQQRAVRQVVVPTETVSEMKDNQKVMTEKRTMPGYVLVNMDLNEDSWTLVKGTPGVTGFVGASNEPVPLTQAEVDRLLKKEVATAPRTRAQFSIGESVKVIHGPLSDFSGEISEINEDANRLKVLVSIFGRETPVEVGFDQVKKI from the coding sequence ATGTTCCGCTGGTACGTCGTCAACACCTATTCGGGCCACGAGAAGAAGGTCAAGCAGAACCTCGAGCACCGCGTCGTGTCGCTCGGGCAGCAGCGTGCCGTGCGCCAGGTCGTCGTTCCCACCGAGACCGTCTCGGAGATGAAGGACAACCAGAAGGTCATGACCGAGAAGCGCACCATGCCCGGGTACGTGCTCGTGAACATGGACCTCAACGAGGACTCGTGGACCCTCGTGAAGGGCACGCCCGGCGTGACCGGCTTCGTCGGCGCGTCGAACGAGCCCGTGCCGCTGACCCAGGCCGAGGTCGACCGGCTGCTCAAGAAGGAGGTCGCGACCGCCCCGCGGACGCGCGCGCAGTTCTCCATCGGCGAGTCGGTCAAGGTCATCCACGGCCCCCTCTCGGATTTCTCCGGCGAGATCTCCGAGATCAACGAGGACGCCAACCGGCTGAAGGTCCTCGTCTCTATCTTTGGACGCGAGACCCCGGTCGAAGTCGGTTTCGATCAGGTCAAGAAGATCTAG
- the secE gene encoding preprotein translocase subunit SecE, with product MARRRERAKDKKLRRENVPGELEHASGEVDEVEASIVAGAEGEESSVDDAELAAEAEEAGAEAAQRESARGGRASRRDRQRDTGPKPQGNRVLNFLRASWAELQRVQWPDRKQVAQATAVVLGFVALAGAYLGVADWAAQRVVDFII from the coding sequence ATGGCCCGGAGGCGAGAGCGAGCGAAGGACAAGAAGCTCCGGCGCGAGAACGTGCCGGGCGAGCTCGAGCACGCATCGGGCGAGGTCGACGAGGTCGAGGCGTCGATCGTCGCGGGGGCCGAGGGCGAGGAGAGCAGCGTCGACGACGCCGAGCTCGCCGCCGAGGCCGAGGAGGCCGGCGCCGAGGCGGCGCAGCGCGAGTCGGCCCGGGGCGGGCGAGCCTCCCGGCGCGACCGGCAGCGCGACACCGGCCCCAAGCCGCAGGGCAACCGGGTCCTGAACTTCCTGCGCGCGAGCTGGGCCGAGCTCCAGCGCGTGCAGTGGCCGGACCGCAAGCAGGTCGCGCAGGCGACCGCCGTGGTGCTCGGCTTCGTCGCCCTCGCCGGCGCCTACCTCGGCGTCGCCGACTGGGCCGCGCAGCGCGTCGTCGACTTCATCATCTGA
- the rpmG gene encoding 50S ribosomal protein L33, whose protein sequence is MARGDVRIAVTLACEECKRRNYQTNKSKRNNPDRITLRKFCRWCRKHTSHRETR, encoded by the coding sequence ATGGCCCGCGGAGACGTGCGCATCGCTGTCACCCTCGCCTGCGAGGAGTGCAAGCGGCGCAACTATCAGACGAACAAGAGCAAGCGAAACAATCCGGACCGCATCACCCTGCGCAAGTTCTGCCGGTGGTGCCGGAAGCACACCAGCCACCGCGAGACGCGCTAG
- a CDS encoding MFS transporter, whose amino-acid sequence MFTAAAAWVVDLTPADRRGRVIGLFGLSAWGGLSAGPAIGEALHAIAGYDAVWAFAVLAPLAGTAITLRQPRDDVTRERPVGGDPLFVPEAVGPGIALALANAGYATMAGLVGLHLADRATGHGVLAFTAFAISVVATRLALGRIPDVAGPRIAAIAAGLAEALGLVIVALASGWPVAVVGAVVMGFGFALMYPALALFVVERVGDDRRGAALGSFTAFFDVGFGLGGPVEGAIAALGGYPAAFWAAAAFALGTAPISSRLTVAPSRAAAASTP is encoded by the coding sequence GTGTTCACGGCGGCCGCGGCCTGGGTCGTCGACCTCACGCCCGCCGACCGGCGCGGGCGCGTCATCGGGCTGTTCGGCCTGTCGGCCTGGGGCGGCCTGAGCGCGGGGCCGGCGATCGGAGAGGCGCTGCACGCGATCGCGGGCTACGACGCGGTGTGGGCGTTCGCGGTTCTCGCGCCTCTGGCCGGCACCGCGATCACGCTGCGCCAGCCCCGCGACGACGTCACCCGCGAGCGACCGGTCGGCGGCGACCCCCTGTTCGTGCCCGAGGCGGTCGGGCCGGGGATCGCGCTGGCCCTCGCGAACGCCGGCTACGCGACGATGGCCGGGCTCGTCGGGCTGCACCTCGCCGACCGCGCGACCGGGCACGGGGTGCTCGCGTTCACCGCCTTCGCCATCTCCGTCGTGGCCACGCGGCTCGCGCTCGGCCGCATCCCGGACGTCGCAGGACCGCGGATCGCGGCGATCGCCGCCGGGCTCGCGGAGGCCCTGGGGCTGGTGATCGTCGCGCTGGCCTCGGGCTGGCCGGTCGCCGTCGTGGGGGCGGTCGTCATGGGCTTCGGCTTCGCGCTGATGTACCCGGCGCTCGCGCTGTTCGTGGTCGAGCGGGTGGGCGACGACCGCCGCGGGGCCGCCCTCGGCTCGTTCACCGCGTTCTTCGACGTCGGCTTCGGCCTGGGCGGCCCGGTGGAGGGCGCGATCGCGGCGCTCGGCGGCTACCCCGCAGCGTTCTGGGCCGCGGCGGCGTTCGCCCTGGGCACCGCGCCGATCTCGTCGCGGCTGACGGTCGCGCCCTCGCGCGCGGCCGCGGCGTCTACGCCATGA